A region from the Rosa rugosa chromosome 6, drRosRugo1.1, whole genome shotgun sequence genome encodes:
- the LOC133714577 gene encoding uncharacterized protein LOC133714577 encodes MEVVEDCGAEVENRRRAEERCEELELEIVKRKSEYEALEDKFRALEGEKLAMEEEIRALKRGSDEIRGQVNGGGDGTEIIVDFNEDNLEGDGVFQLMLENKVLECEKKTAESEVEAWKQKFKELKTWVLKLDKDLVLKGGEFPWNLTGDSVEASRRTQPNERIELEDGLNVGVGMESSRSKDIAVNVIDLSSTYHSPGKGICHLQEAGTPPNVTLHEHRSGTKVEKRSGMEYGNVSRARKQLEFKEDRSPCKKMAPPTPGGGRPFSLSVIDISDSDDEVTIADNQKVLPTENQGSRKICISSDSVIGGLATKSFLKQAHTDSHDQEDLDNYNEELLAFSTPKRKRASNVVTSDSESSDDNIPINAVKRMHLQKRIHEHSESSDDNVPINAVKRMHLQKRIHDQVGSDVSGSLETATASVVDDVSVTSPKRRLVRLRKCGGRGRAQRNSSQTSETKNDRGPNKGVEEDEPEEVGSESEGESLGGFIVHSSDVSESNDASSESNSVSDDDVNLEEVLSTFQRNKDHNTRWEYEADMLSAFAKDPELCMKAVCALYRQQTSEEKMYREAFCSNSRGFSKFDASRGSKLASFLTDGDPYCDLRKTVEELEEHDPKAIETCRTFATRYSKQLFEIYKNKEDPLFLPS; translated from the exons ATGGAGGTGGTGGAAGATTGTGGGGCTGAGGTAGAAAATAGGAGGAGAGCTGAAGAGAGGTGTGAGGAGTTAGAGTTGGAGATTGTGAAGAGAAAGAGTGAGTATGAAGCTCTTGAGGATAAGTTTCGGGCTTTGGAAGGCGAAAAGCTTGCTATGGAAGAAGAGATTAGGGCATTGAAGAGAGGAAGTGATGAAATTAGGGGGCAAGTTAATGGGGGTGGAGATGGGACGGAGATAATAGTTGATTTTAATGAGGATAACTTGGAGGGAGATGGGGTCTTTCAGCTTATGCTTGAGAACAAGGTGTTGGAGTGTGAGAAGAAGACTGCTGAAAGTGAGGTTGAGGCTTGGAAGCAGAAGTTCAAAGAATTGAAGACGTGGGTCTTGAAGTTGGACAAGGATTTAGTCTTGAAAGGTGGGGAGTTTCCGTGGAACTTAACTGGGGATTCCGTTGAAGCGAGCAGGAGAACACAACCGAATGAAAGGATTGAACTTGAGGATGGGTTGAATGTTGGAGTTGGCATGGAAAGTTCAAGGAGCAAAGATATAGCTGTGAATGTTATTGATCTTAGCTCTACATATCACTCCCCTGGTAAAGGGATCTGCCATCTGCAAGAAGCAG GTACACCTCCTAATGTTACACTTCATGAGCATCGCAGTGGTACTAAGGTAGAAAAGAGATCTGGTATGGAATATGGTAACGTTAGTCGAGCAAGAAAACAGCTGGAATTCAAGGAAGATAGGAGTCCTTGCAAGAAGATGGCTCCTCCTACGCCTGGTGGTGGCAGACCTTTCTCTCTCAGTGTCATTGATATTAGTGACAGCGATGATGAAGTTACTATTGCCGATAACCAAAAAGTTTTGCCTACTGAGAATCAGGGAAGCAGAAAGATTTGCATATCATCGGATTCTGTAATAGGAGGTCTGGCTACCAAAAGCTTTTTAAAGCAGGCACATACTGACAGTCATGATCAGGAAGATCTCGATAATTACAATGAGGAATTACTGGCTTTCTCAACACCCAAAAGAAAACGAGCTTCTAATGTTGTGACCAGTGACTCTGAGAGCAGTGATGATAATATTCCTATCAATGCAGTCAAGAGAATGCATCTTCAGAAAAGAATACATGAACATTCTGAGAGTAGTGATGATAATGTTCCTATCAATGCGGTCAAGAGAATGCATCTTCAGAAAAGAATACATGATCAAGTAGGATCTGATGTGAGTGGCAGCTTAGAGACTGCTACTGCTTCTGTGGTTGATGATGTTAGTGTTACCTCTCCAAAGCGACGTTTAGTTAGGTTGAGAAAATGTGGGGGAAGAGGTCGGGCGCAAAGGAATTCAAGTCAGACAAGTGAAACTAAAAATGATCGAGGACCAAACAAGGGTGTTGAAGAAGATGAGCCCGAAGAGGTTGGGTCAGAAAGTGAAGGTGAAAGCTTGGGTGGGTTTATTGTACATAGCTCTGATGTTTCAGAAAGTAATGATGCTTCTAGTGAGTCAAATAGTGTGTCAGATGATGATGTGAACTTAGAGGAGGTTCTATCAACATTtcaaaggaacaaagatcaCAACACAAGGTGGGAGTATGAGGCAGACATGCTTTCTGCATTTGCTAAGGATCCAGAGCTGTGCATGAAAGCTGTATGTGCTCTTTATAGACAGCAAACTTCTGAGGAAAAGATGTATAGGGAGGCTTTCTGCTCCAATTCTCGAGGCTTTAGCAAGTTTGATGCTTCTAG GGGTTCTAAATTGGCTAGCTTTCTCACTGATGGAGACCCATATTGTGATCTGAGAAAAACCGTAGAGGAGTTGGAGGAGCATGACCCCAAGGCCATTGAAACATGTAGAACATTTGCGACTCGTTACTCTAAGCAACTATTTGAGATCTACAAAAACAAAGAGGATCCTCTCTTTCTGCCATCTTGA
- the LOC133717611 gene encoding mitochondrial carrier protein MTM1: MVELERAQNPWVSSSDEQQIDRVEIDGRDLSIMPELSVLDRGDAGFARPDGERCKTTSDWKLGVAERAFSAAGAAFLSAIIVNPLDVAKTRLQAQAAGVPYSHPLSNITSRMAFFGPTMLFADLRCSPSCTRAGIHGTVSICPPDCFQYKGTLDVFYKIIRQEGFARLWRGTNAGLALAIPTVGIYLPCYDIFRNWLEEFTAHNAPSTSIYVPLVAGSLARSLACATCYPIELARTRMQAFKVIQNGAKPPGVLRTLLDVVSHVKTTSNAESNLRGYRVLWTGMGAQLARDVPYSAICWSTLEPIRRRLLTLVGDEANAVSIFGANFSAGFVAGTIAAAATCPLDVAKTRRQIENDPVRQMKMTTRQTLMEVWRGGGLKGLFTGVGPRVGRAGPSVGIVVSFYEVVKYALHQRYATS; this comes from the exons ATGGTGGAGTTGGAGAGGGCGCAGAATCCTTGGGTGAGTAGTAGTGACGAGCAGCAAATCGACCGAGTTGAAATCGACGGTAGAGATTTGTCCATCATGCCGGAGCTGTCGGTTTTGGACAGAGGCGACGCCGGATTCGCAAGGCCGGACGGCGAGAGGTGTAAAACGACGTCGGATTGGAAGCTAGGGGTTGCGGAGCGAGCTTTCTCGGCCGCCGGCGCCGCGTTTTTGTCTGCCATTATTGTTAATCCACTTGATGTGGCCAAG ACGAGGTTGCAAGCTCAGGCAGCTGGTGTGCCTTACTCGCATCCGCTAAGTAATATCACGAGTCGCATGGCTTTTTTCGGCCCTACCATG CTGTTTGCGGATCTAAGGTGTTCACCATCGTGCACACGTGCTGGAATTCATGGTACTGTATCAATATGCCCACCAGATTGTTTTCAGTACAAAGGCACACTGGATGTTTTCTACAAAATCATTCGACAG GAAGGGTTTGCAAGGTTATGGAGAGGCACAAATGCAGGATTGGCACTGGCTATTCCAACA GTGGGAATCTATCTACCATGCTATGACATATTTCGCAACTGGTTAGAAGAATTCACTGCCCATAATGCTCCCAGCACGAGTATATATGTTCCTTTAGTTGCTGGCTCTTTGGCACGCTCATTAGCTTGTGCAACTTGCTATCCTATTGAACTTGCTAGAACTCGCATGCAG GCATTTAAAGTGATACAAAATGGTGCAAAGCCTCCTGGTGTTTTGAGGACTCTATTGGATGTTGTCTCTCATGTCAAGACCACAAGTAATGCTGAAAGCAACT TAAGAGGCTATCGTGTCCTCTGGACCGGCATGGGAGCACAACTTGCTCGTGATGTTCCCTACTCTGCAATCTGTTGGTCGACTCTCGAGCCA ATCAGAAGAAGACTTCTTACTCTTGTGGGTGATGAAGCAAATGCAGTCAGTATCTTTGGGGCAAATTTTTCTGCTGGTTTTGTTGCAGGAACCATTGCGGCTGCAGCTACATGTCCATTGGATGTTGCAAAGACCCGAAGACAGATAGAG AACGATCCAGTCAGGCAAATGAAAATGACGACAAGGCAAACACTAATGGAGGTTTGGAG GGGTGGAGGACTAAAGGGACTATTCACAGGGGTCGGTCCTCGTGTTGGTCGTGCAGGTCCTTCAGTAGGGATTGTTGTTTCCTTCTATGAAGTCGTGAAGTATGCTCTTCATCAACGGTATGCAACTTCATGA
- the LOC133714578 gene encoding dihydrofolate synthetase, producing the protein MTRLLSVFSLHRMKFLKLFRQCSVITNRTGPIASVRVGLLGNAGPKRGFCSSTEDSELKDLMEYMDSLKNYEKSGVPVGAGTDSDDGFDLGRMRTLMELLGRPHFKFKAVHIAGTKGKGSTAAFLCNILRAEGYSVGCYTSPHIRTIRERITLGRSGEPVSAKALNSLFQENKETLDRAMKVENGYISHFEVLTALAFTLFAKEKVDIAVIEAGLGGSRDATNVIPSSGLATSVITTIGEEHLGALGGSLESIAMAKSGIMKHGRPVVLGGPFLPHIECILRDKALLMSSPVVLASDTRNRSKINGFSMHDGRPFQSCDIVLQLESDLKLSIELLDLKLYMLGSHQLQNAATATCAALCLRNLGWRISDASIRTGLQQTHLLGRSQFLTSKEAQALGLYGATILLDGAHTKESAKALMDTIKMTFPESRLTLVVAMANDKDHLGFAREFLSGGHLEGVLCTEANIAGGKSRTTAASVLRNCWIQASKELGLDIVHDQMTECQNFSMDQLVGLSTSEKRPSLAAVPSFPDSIKIANQISRGRTRDQSHITVITGSLHIVSLTLATLNRKGFVTMN; encoded by the exons ATGACTCGTCTCCTTTCAGTTTTCAGTTTGCACAGAATGAAATTTCTCAAGCTTTTCCGGCAATGCTCCGTCATTACTAACCGGACGGGCCCAATTGCCTCAGTTCGGGTCGGGTTATTGGGTAATGCGGGGCCCAAAAGAGGGTTTTGCTCGAGCACAGAGGATTCGGAGCTGAAGGACTTGATGGAGTACATGGACTCACTCAAGAACTACGAGAAATCTGGGGTTCCGGTCGGGGCGGGTACGGATTCTGACGACGGGTTCGATCTGGGTCGGATGCGGACGTTGATGGAGCTTCTGGGTCGTCCTCATTTCAAGTTCAAG GCGGTTCACATTGCCGGAACGAAAGGAAAAGGATCAACAGCTGCGTTTCTGTGCAACATTTTGAGGGCAGAAGGGTATTCAGTTGGTTGTTATACTAG CCCACATATTCGAACTATCAGGGAGCGAATAACTTTGGGAAGGTCTGGTGAGCCGGTGTCGGCAAAGGCTTTGAATTCTCTGTTTCAAGAGAATAAGGAGACTCTGGATCGTGCAATGAAAGTTGAAAATGGATATATTAGTCACTTTGAG GTTCTTACTGCTCTGGCATTCACACTATTTGCTAAAGAGAAGGTTGATATTGCAGTGATTGAG GCTGGCTTGGGGGGTTCACGGGATGCAACTAATGTCATTCCTAGCTCTGGACTTGCCACATCGGTCATTACTACAATAGGAGAGGAACATTTGGGTGCACTTGGAGGTTCTTTGGAAAGCATTGCAATGGCGAAGTCTGGAATCATGAAACATGGCCGCCCA GTGGTTTTGGGCGGTCCATTTCTTCCACATATTGAGTGCATTCTTCGTGATAAAGCTCTGTTGATGAGTTCTCCTGTAGTATTAGCGTCTGATACTAGAAATAGAAGCAAGATAAATGGTTTTAGCATGCATGATGGTAGACCCTTCCAATCTTGTGATATAGTGCTACAACTTGAGAGTGACTTAAAGCTG TCAATTGAATTATTGGATTTGAAACTATACATGCTTGGAAGTCACCAACTGCAGAATGCTGCAACTGCTACTTGTGCAGCACTATGTCTCCGAAACTTAG GATGGAGAATTTCAGATGCATCCATTAGAACTGGTTTACAGCAGACACATCTTCTTGGAAGAAGTCAATTTCTAACATCGAAGGAAGCTCAGGCATTGGGATTGTATGGAGCAACAATATTGCTTGATGGAG CCCACACCAAAGAATCTGCTAAAGCGCTGATGGACACTATAAAGATGACTTTCCCAGAGTCGCGATTGACTCTTGTGGTTGCAATGGCAAACGACAAAGATCATCTAGGTTTCGCAAGAGAGTTTCTTTCAG GTGGGCATCTAGAGGGTGTCCTCTGTACAGAAGCTAACATTGCTGGGGGGAAATCTCGGACAACTGCAGCGTCAGTGCTAAGAAATTGCTGGATCCAAGCTTCCAAAGAATTGGGCCTAGATATTGTTCATGATCAAATGACAGAATGTCAAAACTTTTCAATGGACCAATTAGTTGGCTTAAGCACGTCGGAAAAGAGACCATCATTGGCTGCTGTGCCTTCATTTCCGGATTCCATCAAGATTGCAAATCAGATTTCCAGAGGAAGAACTAGGGATCAATCTCATATTACTGTAATCACTGGCTCTCTACATATAGTTTCATTGACATTAGCCACCCTCAATAGAAAAGGTTTTGTCACTATGAACTAG